From a single Daphnia pulex isolate KAP4 chromosome 2, ASM2113471v1 genomic region:
- the LOC124203098 gene encoding uncharacterized protein LOC124203098 isoform X3 — MGFIAPFIRPRVGRQSNMPKSELEQDDEEDCDKSDDESVKNVHENGNSEIQIDAEKEIETENNNSENTESVERKTGYDESSCSSESLRQTQKTRRILDSGTFYPSDNEDSNNSGNFNEYIDFDDGLDASGSQLYKDSPLSSSSIILENIEVKKATNNSASGTASSNKKSADASKDNPSNRKHGNVFRNVIYKQVSIKKQERKEHNARSRFQNCIFRRLNEISCGKQANSWEATGS, encoded by the exons ATGGGGTTCATTGCTCCATTTATTCGACCAAGAGT GGGACGTCAGAGCAATATGCCGAAAAGTGAACTGGAGCAAGATGATGAGGAAGATTGTGATAAGTCAGATGATGAATCCGTTAAAAATGTTCATGAGAATGGGAATTCTGAGATTCAGATTGATGCCGAGAAGGAGATTGAGACTGAGAATAACAATTCTGAGAATACAGAATCAGTAGAACGCAAGACAGGTTATGATGAATCATCATGTAGCAGTGAATCACTTCGTCAAAcgcaaaaaacaagaagaatacTGGATTCAGGAACATTCTACCCGTCTGACAACGAAGATTCTAATAACAGTGGAAATTTCAATGAATACATTG attttgatGACGGTTTGGACGCTTCTGGAAGTCAACTTTACAAGGATTCCCCCCTATCTTCTTCAAGCATTATCTTAGAAAACATTGAAGTGAAAAAGGCTACAAACAATTCAGCTTCAGGAACAGCCTCTTCCAATAAGAAGTCAGCAGATGCATCCAAAGACAATCCTTCAAATAGAAAACATG GAAACGTCTTCAGAAACGTCATCTACAAACAAGTCAGCATCAAAAAGcaagaaaggaaagaacaCAATGCAAGATCTAGATTccaaaattgcatttttaggAGACTCAATGAAATCTCTTGTGGAAAGCAAGCCAACTCTTGGGAAGCAACCGGATCTTGA
- the LOC124202226 gene encoding protein ANTAGONIST OF LIKE HETEROCHROMATIN PROTEIN 1-like: MDDYNLEMSVYEWKSKFVAGITAMLLALTLLKKKDILSDDHGLDHITNKKIVIPTLGERLAITLRYLATGDYLHSLAYGFRVAACIITRNTAIAIYEKLAPTYLAVPKADEWKRVTMEYYTKWNYPNCCGAIDGKHIAIISPPHSWSLYQNYKGFKSIVLVAIAGPNYEVLMFDLGEYGRQSDSGIWASSDLRKAFRSHK; the protein is encoded by the exons atggacgACTACAATTTAGAAATGTCAGTATACGAGtggaaaagtaaatttgtCGCCGGAATCACAGCCATGTTACTTGCTTTAActctgttgaagaaaaaagacatccTATCGGACGACCATGGACTAGATCAtataacaaacaagaaaatcgtGATACCCACTCTTG GAGAAAGATTGGCAATCACTCTACGTTATCTTGCCACTGGAGATTATCTACATTCTCTTGCATATGGATTCAGAGTAGCGGCATGCATTATTACTCGAAATACAGCAATTGCAATATATGAGAAACTTGCACCAACATATCTTGCTGTGCCGAAGGCTGATGAATGGAAGAGAGTTACCATGGAGTACTACACAAAATGGAACTATCCAAATTGTTGTGGAGCAATAGACGGGAAACACATCGCCATTATTTCCCCACCACACAGTTGGTCTCTGTACCAAAACTACAAGGGATTTAAAAGTATTGTTCTAGTGGCAATTGCTGGGCCAAACTACGAAGTTCTCATGTTTGATCTTGGAGAATATGGAAGACAATCTGACAGTGGCATTTGGGCATCATCCGATCTAAGAAAAGCATTCAGGAGCCACAAATGA
- the LOC124203098 gene encoding uncharacterized protein LOC124203098 isoform X2: protein MPKSELEQDDEEDCDKSDDESVKNVHENGNSEIQIDAEKEIETENNNSENTESVERKTGYDESSCSSESLRQTQKTRRILDSGTFYPSDNEDSNNSGNFNEYIDFDDGLDASGSQLYKDSPLSSSSIILENIEVKKATNNSASGTASSNKKSADASKDNPSNRKHDYKETSSETSSTNKSASKSKKGKNTMQDLDSKIAFLGDSMKSLVESKPTLGKQPDLDDNKKDWYSYAANFGIRVAAIKCEDARDQIRLGMENI, encoded by the exons ATGCCGAAAAGTGAACTGGAGCAAGATGATGAGGAAGATTGTGATAAGTCAGATGATGAATCCGTTAAAAATGTTCATGAGAATGGGAATTCTGAGATTCAGATTGATGCCGAGAAGGAGATTGAGACTGAGAATAACAATTCTGAGAATACAGAATCAGTAGAACGCAAGACAGGTTATGATGAATCATCATGTAGCAGTGAATCACTTCGTCAAAcgcaaaaaacaagaagaatacTGGATTCAGGAACATTCTACCCGTCTGACAACGAAGATTCTAATAACAGTGGAAATTTCAATGAATACATTG attttgatGACGGTTTGGACGCTTCTGGAAGTCAACTTTACAAGGATTCCCCCCTATCTTCTTCAAGCATTATCTTAGAAAACATTGAAGTGAAAAAGGCTACAAACAATTCAGCTTCAGGAACAGCCTCTTCCAATAAGAAGTCAGCAGATGCATCCAAAGACAATCCTTCAAATAGAAAACATG ATTATAAGGAAACGTCTTCAGAAACGTCATCTACAAACAAGTCAGCATCAAAAAGcaagaaaggaaagaacaCAATGCAAGATCTAGATTccaaaattgcatttttaggAGACTCAATGAAATCTCTTGTGGAAAGCAAGCCAACTCTTGGGAAGCAACCGGATCTTGACGACAATAAAAAAGACTGGTACAGTTATGCCGCCAATTTTGGAATTCGTGTTGCTGCCATCAAATGTGAAGATGCGCGTGACCAGATCAGATTGGGCatggaaaatatataa
- the LOC124203098 gene encoding uncharacterized protein LOC124203098 isoform X1: MGFIAPFIRPRVGRQSNMPKSELEQDDEEDCDKSDDESVKNVHENGNSEIQIDAEKEIETENNNSENTESVERKTGYDESSCSSESLRQTQKTRRILDSGTFYPSDNEDSNNSGNFNEYIDFDDGLDASGSQLYKDSPLSSSSIILENIEVKKATNNSASGTASSNKKSADASKDNPSNRKHDYKETSSETSSTNKSASKSKKGKNTMQDLDSKIAFLGDSMKSLVESKPTLGKQPDLDDNKKDWYSYAANFGIRVAAIKCEDARDQIRLGMENI; this comes from the exons ATGGGGTTCATTGCTCCATTTATTCGACCAAGAGT GGGACGTCAGAGCAATATGCCGAAAAGTGAACTGGAGCAAGATGATGAGGAAGATTGTGATAAGTCAGATGATGAATCCGTTAAAAATGTTCATGAGAATGGGAATTCTGAGATTCAGATTGATGCCGAGAAGGAGATTGAGACTGAGAATAACAATTCTGAGAATACAGAATCAGTAGAACGCAAGACAGGTTATGATGAATCATCATGTAGCAGTGAATCACTTCGTCAAAcgcaaaaaacaagaagaatacTGGATTCAGGAACATTCTACCCGTCTGACAACGAAGATTCTAATAACAGTGGAAATTTCAATGAATACATTG attttgatGACGGTTTGGACGCTTCTGGAAGTCAACTTTACAAGGATTCCCCCCTATCTTCTTCAAGCATTATCTTAGAAAACATTGAAGTGAAAAAGGCTACAAACAATTCAGCTTCAGGAACAGCCTCTTCCAATAAGAAGTCAGCAGATGCATCCAAAGACAATCCTTCAAATAGAAAACATG ATTATAAGGAAACGTCTTCAGAAACGTCATCTACAAACAAGTCAGCATCAAAAAGcaagaaaggaaagaacaCAATGCAAGATCTAGATTccaaaattgcatttttaggAGACTCAATGAAATCTCTTGTGGAAAGCAAGCCAACTCTTGGGAAGCAACCGGATCTTGACGACAATAAAAAAGACTGGTACAGTTATGCCGCCAATTTTGGAATTCGTGTTGCTGCCATCAAATGTGAAGATGCGCGTGACCAGATCAGATTGGGCatggaaaatatataa